A window from Canis lupus baileyi chromosome 4, mCanLup2.hap1, whole genome shotgun sequence encodes these proteins:
- the LOC140632163 gene encoding neuropeptide Y receptor type 4-2, producing MNISHFLALLLPGSPQGQNRSKLRGVPYNFSDHCQDSVDLMVFIVTSYSIETVVGVLGNLCLICVTIRQKEKANVTSLLIANLAFSDFLMCLICQPLTAVYTIMDYWVFGEALCKVSAFIQCMSVTVSILSLVLVALERHQLIINPTGWKPSISQAYLGIAVIWLTACLLSLPFLVNSVLENVFHRNHSKAVEFLADKLVCTESWPRHHHRIVYTTSLLLFQYCVPLAFILVCYARVYRHLRKRKRVFRKGTYSSRAWQMKRINGILVAMVVAFAVLWLPLHVFNSLEDWYHEAIPICYGNLIFLVCHLLAMASTCVNPFIYGFLNTNFKKEVKALVLTCQQSAPVDESEHMPLSTVHTEVSKGSLRLSGRSNPI from the coding sequence ATGAACATCTCTCACTTCCTGGCCTTGCTGCTCCCAGGATCCCCGCAGGGTCAGAACAGGAGCAAATTGAGGGGCGTTCCCTACAACTTCTCCGACCACTGCCAGGATTCTGTGGACCTGATGGTCTTCATTGTCACCTCGTACAGCATCGAGACCGTCGTGGGCGTCCTGGGCAACCTCTGCCTGATATGTGTGACCatcaggcagaaggagaaagccAACGTGACCAGCCTGCTCATCGCCAACCTGGCTTTCTCCGACTTCCTCATGTGCCTCATCTGCCAGCCGCTCACGGCCGTATACACCATCATGGACTACTGGGTGTTCGGCGAGGCCCTTTGCAAGGTGTCGGCATTCATCCAGTGTATGTCGGTGACGGTCTCCATCCTCTCACTTGTGCTCGTGGCCCTGGAGAGGCATCAGCTCATCATCAACCCGACCGGCTGGAAGCCCAGCATCTCCCAGGCCTACCTGGGGATTGCGGTCATCTGGCTCACCGCCTGCTtgctctccctgcccttcctggtCAACAGCGTCCTTGAGAATGTCTTTCACAGGAACCACTCCAAGGCCGTGGAGTTTCTGGCAGACAAGCTGGTTTGTACGGAGTCGTGGCCGCGGCACCACCACCGCATCGTCTACACCACCTCGCTGCTGCTCTTCCAGTACTGCGTGCCGTTGGCCTTCATCCTGGTCTGCTACGCGCGTGTCTACCGGCACCTGCGGAAGCGGAAGCGGGTATTCCGCAAGGGCACCTACAGCTCGCGGGCTTGGCAGATGAAGCGGATCAACGGGATCCTTGTGGCCATGGTGGTTGCCTTCGCCGTGCTCTGGCTGCCCCTGCATGTGTTCAACAGCCTGGAGGACTGGTACCACGAGGCCATCCCCATCTGCTATGGCAACCTCATCTTCCTGGTGTGTCATCTGCTTGCCATGGCCTCAACCTGCGTCAACCCTTTCATCTACGGCTTTCTTAACACCAACTTCAAGAAGGAGGTCAAGGCCCTGGTGCTGACGTGTCAACAGAGCGCCCCCGTGGATGAATCCGAGCACATGCCCCTGTCCACGGTGCACACGGAGGTCTCCAAAGGGTCTCTGAGGCTCAGTGGCAGGTCTAACCCCATTTAG